The genome window AGAATCATAGCTTGTCTCAATTCTGCCATTGCCAATCTTGCCCTTGTAAGTTCTCTTtcctttcatgtttttgttggaGAGATGGAATCTTGATATGGGATTTCTGtcaaatttgaaaacttttggCTGATAGTTGTCAGTTACCCTTTTGGCTGATTATGTTTCTTGATACCTAGTTTAGTTTGTAAAGACATTTGATTTCGTCTCTGAATTGAAAGAGTTGGAAGTCAGGAAAGGATAGGAGGAGTTATCAGACGGGttggtgaaaaaaaagaaaagaaaataaggcaATAAAAAGAAGAGTGGAGTAATTAGTGGTGTCTCTTCGCCACAACCATACTGTTTATATTCAGTTCTAACCAGGGTTCTAGTTTATTCATTGATTtcgtgtttgaaaatatttgaaagagaTTTCGTATGCTTTCTTGTtctgttttgatgtattttcaaaattgCTATATCAATTTAAGATCTTAGTTGATTGCCTTCTCGAGACAATTTAGCTTTACTTGATGTTCTTGCGATTAATCATTCATGTCTTCTGATTTATAGTAAATGTGATGAGCCGCATGGGTTCCGGCAAGGTCTTGTATGCTcaatttcttttggttttaatGTTCGCTACAATTCACTATATAGGTCACTAAATTTAACTTACTTTTACAGGTTCAACTTAAAACAGAATAATTTGACTGCTGAATGTTTGTAATTGGTATCTGTGTTATAATCAcaatagcttttttattttgtagtgtGTGATCAGATGTTCTTTTCCGAATTGATGAGGGAAGCTTCAGATATAGCTGGGTGCTTTAGTTCCAGAGTTAGACATCTCCTCCATCTTCATGTTGCCAGGGGAATGCAAAGATATAAACTTCGTCTACGTCAATGTTTCATAAATGATCAGCAGATCATGGTTGAAGAAGGGCGCATGCTGATTGAATATGTTACCATGAATGCAATTGCTATCCGTAAAATTCTAAAGAAATATGATAAAGTATGCAGCAATTTAGtccattttcatcatttgatctTTCTTATTAGGTTTATGTTATCTTTACATTAAAggcatattttttcaattttaggtACATTGCTCTATAAATGGGAAGAATTTCAAATCCAAGATGCGGTCTGAACATATAGAGCTTTTGCAATCACCTTGGCTAATAGAGTTGGGAgccttttatttgaattttgatggaATAGATGGAGGGGAGTTTAGTGAGTTTTGCAGTCGGTTTTCCTGTGATCTCAGTGCTACAGAACCTGTTATGACACTGATGCTtccaaattatacaaaattagaATACGGCCTGACTTGTGCCATTTGCTTGGTAAGATATCAGTTCCGGTGCAATCCAAGgtacaaaaaataaagtaacaTTTTTTCTGCTggtcttttcttattttgtttttttaatcgttATCTCTCAGGAGATGGTTTTTAATCCATATGCTTTGAGTTGTGGTCATCTTTTCTGCAAGTTGTGTGCTTGCTTAGCTGCTTCTGTGCTGATGGTTGAAGGCCTTAAATCTGCAAGTTCAAATGCAAAGTGCCCTGTCTGTAGAGAGGTTTGTACGTCTTTAAAGCAAACTGATGTTTATAATATGCTCCACTAGACCACCTTATGTATATATGTAGTATAGTTGCTTGTGTTTATGTGAAAACTTGTCTATgcatatttatatgttttgaatttttgtgcTCCCAGAGAAATGAACTTTCATTTAGTCAGGAAAGGAAATACCATCCAAGATTCTGCCTGACTTGCACAGGATTTATATTAACAAGTCACCTCGAATGTGAGCGATTCAGAATTCATATTTGGTCCTTACATGCCTAGGGGAAATGAGAATCTATCTAAATGGAATATGGAAATCATGTCTTTTGCATTAAGTGTGTGTTTGACTTTCTGGTTGACTTTACAAAAGTAGATCATGAGTCATAAAGCTGGTTTCTGATCTTCTCAAAACCTAATTTTGAAACCTCAATACACTTAAACACCAAACTTCTGCAACAGCAGCACAGCAACTTTCTTAATCCCGTCAGAGCCTTAGAGAGAGAgtcattcttttttctcatctttGAGTCCAAAACAATGTGTTCTTTTCATTAGATGGAAATTAAGTCACAGGTATGTTGTTACTTGAGAGTTTTTAAAACACTTGTCTTAGTATCTCCACTTTTGACATCTGATGTTTTGCATGATAGTCTCTCCTATCGGAATATGAAAAGATGCATTGTTTCTTATTGAGTCGGTACCCTTTTGAGATGTGCGGTTGCTCAAGGCTGTATTGGGTCGTGGGTTGCCATGAATGTCACTGCCAGCTCACTCCTTGGACCACCTACCAATACCATTTaatgtttctccttttttatttcttaagtgGAGTACAGCCACATCCAAGGATTAGATCATTGAGAGATGACTCCATACTTATCCAGTCTTATGGTCTATCTTATTCCTGTTTTTGTTCTCATACTGATCTGGATATGAATACTCTTATGCCATCCCCCTACCGAGCTGCTTTTATGTTCATAACTTCCTACAACGTCTCAGGCAGCAGTATACTCGTATACTAACAATTGTTGTTAATCATTTCCCCACTGATTAGACAATTTCATGATACATGATGTTTCAGGATTTGAATACCGTAGAACAGTAATATAGCCTATCACTCCTGGCTGATAAAACAATTTATCTAGACTCCTTGGTGCTAAACTAGGTACAGGATGATGAAATCATTATAAATTCGTTGTCCCCTCTCAATAGATTACAATACTGTTGTTCTGATCGTGCGt of Populus trichocarpa isolate Nisqually-1 chromosome 16, P.trichocarpa_v4.1, whole genome shotgun sequence contains these proteins:
- the LOC7469922 gene encoding probable E3 ubiquitin-protein ligase BAH1-like; protein product: MKFGETFMEYLHGEQEGCLDKCAHVEYKRLKKVLKKCRSQGPPSTSCNDEQLQERDSEQNHSLSQFCHCQSCPLCDQMFFSELMREASDIAGCFSSRVRHLLHLHVARGMQRYKLRLRQCFINDQQIMVEEGRMLIEYVTMNAIAIRKILKKYDKVHCSINGKNFKSKMRSEHIELLQSPWLIELGAFYLNFDGIDGGEFSEFCSRFSCDLSATEPVMTLMLPNYTKLEYGLTCAICLEMVFNPYALSCGHLFCKLCACLAASVLMVEGLKSASSNAKCPVCREAGVYTNAVHMLELDLLVKRRCKEHWKERMVAERAETVKQTREYWDLQTKYAIGY